One Natrinema longum genomic window carries:
- a CDS encoding TRAM domain-containing protein, translated as MEISEKLLCLFSTDVSEEEDRYVIEVPRQEIETGDVDPGDVYRVALISREDEDETDGGSATATAGSVPSEPQPPVDVGETRYVEIEDIGKQGDGIARVERGYVIIVPGADVGDRVKIEVTEVKSNFAVGEIIEETF; from the coding sequence GTGGAGATATCTGAAAAACTGCTGTGTCTGTTCAGTACGGACGTTTCCGAGGAAGAGGATCGATACGTCATCGAAGTACCGCGTCAGGAAATCGAAACCGGCGACGTCGACCCCGGGGACGTGTACCGCGTCGCGCTCATTTCCCGCGAGGACGAGGACGAGACCGACGGCGGGTCGGCGACCGCCACGGCCGGAAGTGTGCCGTCCGAACCACAGCCACCGGTCGACGTCGGCGAAACGCGCTACGTCGAGATCGAAGACATCGGCAAACAGGGCGACGGTATCGCCCGGGTCGAACGCGGCTACGTCATCATCGTTCCCGGTGCCGACGTCGGCGACCGCGTCAAGATCGAAGTGACCGAGGTCAAGTCGAACTTCGCCGTCGGCGAAATCATCGAAGAGACGTTCTAG